The Manihot esculenta cultivar AM560-2 chromosome 11, M.esculenta_v8, whole genome shotgun sequence genome includes a region encoding these proteins:
- the LOC110626203 gene encoding protein IQ-DOMAIN 6, producing the protein MGTSGKWLMSLITLKKLPPTDFGKQSDNKGKKKWRLWRSSSEGSIPSSSKELKRVHVASSESSLVLDHEFAAAMATVVRAPPRDFMVVKQEWAAIRIQTAFRGLLARRALRALKAVVRIQAIFRGRQVRKQAAVTLRCMEALVRVQARMRAQGARMSSEAQASQKLLDEYNNVDPTKQAEQGWCDSLGTVDEVRAKLQLRQEGAIKRERAIAYALSQQQSRSCASPARRTNKSASAIKNQKLDNSSPGWSWLERWMAAKPWENRLMEETHTVLSETSFSRKSEDKIANISSYPSIHDSVKVIRNNVSTRILAKPPVVGQQSTRSSSAPSSESLYDESSDCTSSTSVSPIPLSSNTIVVDKGEESCNRNPTYMNLTESTKAKQKGCRHVMEDQFHMLSMPLSNGDAKGSAGSNPSFKVCRDLYPPIPLGRHDELRNRRH; encoded by the exons ATGGGCACTTCAGGAAAATGGCTCATGTCTCTAATCACTCTCAAAAAGCTTCCACCGACCGACTTT GGAAAACAGAGCGACAATAAGGGCAAGAAAAAATGGAGGTTATGGAGGAGCTCATCGGAGGGATCCATACCATCCTCATCGAAGGAATTGAAAAGGGTCCATGTAGCATCGTCGGAGTCTTCCCTTGTCCTTGATCATGAGTTCGCTGCGGCCATGGCTACTGTTGTCAGAGCTCCGCCGAGAGATTTCATGGTCGTCAAGCAAGAATGGGCTGCAATCCGGATTCAAACAGCTTTTCGGGGCTTGTTG GCAAGACGGGCATTGAGGGCCTTGAAAGCAGTGGTGAGGATCCAAGCAATATTTCGTGGTCGGCAGGTCCGAAAGCAGGCTGCTGTAACACTGAGGTGCATGGAAGCCCTTGTCAGGGTTCAAGCTCGAATGAGAGCACAGGGAGCCAGAATGTCTTCAGAAGCACAAGCTTCGCAGAAATTATTGGATGAATACAACAATGTTGATCCCACCAAGCAGGCTGAG CAAGGATGGTGCGATAGTCTGGGAACTGTGGATGAAGTTAGAGCAAAGTTACAACTGAGGCAAGAAGGAGCCATCAAGAGGGAGAGAGCAATTGCATACGCCCTCTCTCAACAG CAATCAAGATCATGTGCAAGCCCAGCTAGAAGAACAAACAAGTCAGCATCAGCTATCAAGAATCAAAAGCTGGATAACAGCAGCCCTGGATGGAGCTGGCTAGAACGGTGGATGGCAGCCAAGCCATGGGAAAACCGACTGATGGAAGAAACTCATACTGTCTTATCAGAGACTTCATTTTCCAGGAAAAGTGAGGATAAAATTGCCAATATCTCTTCATATCCATCGATACATGACTCTGTAAAGGTGATAAGAAACAATGTCTCAACAAGAATTCTTGCTAAGCCTCCTGTGGTCGGTCAGCAGAGTACCCGCTCATCTTCTGCCCCAAGTTCTGAATCCCTGTACGATGAGAGCTCTGATTGCACTTCATCTACAAGTGTTTCTCCAATTCCATTGTCTAGCAACACCATCGTGGTGGACAAAGGAGAAGAGAGTTGTAACCGGAATCCGACTTACATGAATCTCACAGAGTCAACTAAGGCCAAGCAAAAAGGATGCAGGCATGTGATGGAGGATCAGTTTCATATGTTGTCAATGCCACTTTCCAATGGAGACGCCAAGGGCAGTGCTGGTTCCAATCCTTCATTTAAAGTATGCAGGGATCTTTACCCACCAATCCCTTTGGGTAGACATGATGAGCTGAGAAATCGGCGACACTAA